The sequence AGCTTGAGAAGAGTATTTTTAATTATCCTTCTCATAGTGGAAGAGTCGTCCACTGTTATTACAACGTGATGATGAGCCATTCAATCCTCCGCCTTGAGATGTCATAATAGCATATTATTTATATTATAACACCAATGTCAATCCTTTAATTTCTTCAATCTCTCTGCCCTGCTTACGATTTCCTTGATGCGGAAACCGAAGTAGCCGTCAACAATTACGACTTCGCCGCGGGCTATTACCTTATTGTTAACAACAAGTTCAACCGACTCATCCGCCGATTCGTCGAGCTCCACTATGTTTCCGGATCCCATAGTAAGTATATCCTTAAGAAACATCCTTGTAGAGCCCATTTTAACACTTACCGGAACATCGATGTCCAGCAGCATGTCCATGTTCTGTCCGCCGGAGATTCCGCCGCCTATGGAGCCCATGGAGTCGCCCGTTCTGTCGTCCGGGTCATCGGGAAAAGTAAAGGCCGTGGCAAAGTCAGGCTCTTCATCCGATGCGCCGCTGCCGGAGCTTCCGCTCTTCCCTGAGAAAAGGGAAAGCAGATCCTCATCCATGAAAAAACGCATTGCGGTCTTACGCTCGCCGATAGTGAACTTCATATCGGCTATAAAATAGCTCTCAGACTGGAAGAGAGCGGAATTCTCGTTCTTAAGTACATCGTCAACCTTAAAGCTGACTTTTTTTCCAAGCCTTTCCTCAATGGGAACGGTTACA is a genomic window of Geovibrio thiophilus containing:
- the fliN gene encoding flagellar motor switch protein FliN, producing MRKELDKGKYAAFTGVITDMFASTFGSMFDKEISISLSDAYAGSAEELMYGYEAQTAVPVTEEKSGFDAGLFFYTKDITMLAALMLMMDSEGTDELGEDDPDAVKELCQQLLASVTVPIEERLGKKVSFKVDDVLKNENSALFQSESYFIADMKFTIGERKTAMRFFMDEDLLSLFSGKSGSSGSGASDEEPDFATAFTFPDDPDDRTGDSMGSIGGGISGGQNMDMLLDIDVPVSVKMGSTRMFLKDILTMGSGNIVELDESADESVELVVNNKVIARGEVVIVDGYFGFRIKEIVSRAERLKKLKD